In the Clostridium beijerinckii genome, one interval contains:
- the ytxC gene encoding putative sporulation protein YtxC, producing MLILKLAYSEDLTFSRDLQELKELLKKKEILIGFVESIEGKTHIIKIICEENCYNEKVKEIINLYVSNILYRIVIDNYRKKEMFEFITDNYFFLKQSEILEVEDQILKVLKYEEVDANEDTIFCLNKINSMVEKIRDCISEKQEINIDGFITFRMRKLREDIEKVIDKVVERYMVEKEYKEFIRLLKYFVEIQECKIEEINIIVEDNNYIVRDKEGKDLYYDFFSEIATDQNKAELNMEDILISGLITSAPENINIYGKEKCSNKEFLDTIQNVFGDKVHFYEANSDYNKIGQIIAKKY from the coding sequence ATGCTTATTTTAAAATTAGCTTATAGTGAAGACTTGACTTTTTCCCGTGACCTGCAAGAGCTAAAAGAGCTACTAAAGAAGAAGGAGATTTTAATAGGATTTGTTGAAAGTATAGAAGGAAAAACTCATATAATAAAGATAATTTGTGAAGAAAATTGTTATAATGAAAAAGTAAAAGAGATTATTAACTTATATGTTAGTAATATTTTATATAGAATAGTTATTGATAATTATAGAAAAAAGGAAATGTTTGAATTTATAACGGATAATTATTTTTTCTTAAAGCAATCTGAAATATTAGAGGTTGAAGATCAAATACTAAAGGTGTTAAAGTATGAAGAAGTAGATGCAAATGAGGATACTATATTTTGTTTAAATAAAATTAATTCTATGGTAGAAAAGATTAGAGACTGCATAAGTGAAAAACAAGAGATTAATATAGATGGATTTATAACTTTTAGGATGAGAAAATTAAGAGAGGATATAGAAAAAGTTATAGATAAAGTAGTAGAAAGATATATGGTAGAAAAAGAATATAAGGAATTTATAAGACTATTAAAGTACTTTGTAGAAATACAGGAATGTAAAATAGAAGAAATAAATATAATAGTAGAAGATAATAATTATATAGTAAGAGATAAGGAAGGCAAAGATTTATATTACGATTTTTTCAGTGAAATCGCAACAGATCAAAATAAAGCTGAATTAAATATGGAAGATATATTAATTAGCGGACTAATAACAAGTGCACCTGAAAATATAAATATCTATGGAAAAGAAAAATGTAGCAATAAAGAATTTTTAGATACTATTCAAAATGTATTTGGAGATAAGGTTCATTTTTATGAAGCAAATAGCGACTATAATAAAATTGGTCAAATAATAGCAAAAAAATATTGA
- the infC gene encoding translation initiation factor IF-3, which translates to MKNINKDFSMNEEIREKEIRLIGSNGEPLGIVPTIEAKKLAEEKDMDLVMMSPTAKPPVCRIMDYGKYVYEQSKKEKDAKKKQKIISIKEVRCSLTIEEHDIDIKAKNARKFLLEGDKVKITVRFRGREMELAHMGQKILDNFAAKLEDVCLVEKRPKREGRNMTMVLGPKKA; encoded by the coding sequence GTGAAAAATATTAATAAAGATTTTTCTATGAATGAAGAAATTAGAGAAAAAGAGATTAGACTAATAGGAAGTAACGGGGAACCATTAGGGATTGTCCCAACTATTGAAGCAAAAAAACTTGCTGAAGAAAAAGATATGGATTTAGTTATGATGTCTCCTACTGCGAAACCACCAGTTTGTAGAATTATGGACTATGGTAAGTATGTATATGAGCAATCTAAAAAAGAAAAAGATGCTAAGAAAAAGCAAAAAATCATATCTATTAAAGAAGTAAGATGTAGTCTAACTATTGAGGAACATGACATTGATATAAAAGCAAAAAATGCCAGAAAGTTCCTATTAGAAGGAGATAAAGTTAAAATCACTGTAAGATTTAGAGGTAGGGAAATGGAACTTGCCCACATGGGACAAAAGATTCTTGATAACTTTGCAGCTAAATTAGAAGATGTCTGCCTAGTAGAAAAAAGACCTAAAAGAGAAGGCAGAAATATGACAATGGTTTTAGGGCCTAAAAAGGCGTAA
- the rpmI gene encoding 50S ribosomal protein L35, which translates to MPKMKTHRGAAKRFRKTGTGKLKRGKAFRSHILTKKSSKTKRHLRKAGYVSDSQLKVMKKLLPYL; encoded by the coding sequence ATGCCAAAAATGAAAACTCATAGAGGTGCAGCAAAAAGATTCAGAAAAACAGGTACAGGAAAACTTAAGAGAGGTAAGGCATTTAGAAGCCATATCTTAACAAAGAAGAGTTCAAAAACTAAGAGACATCTTAGAAAAGCTGGATATGTTTCAGATTCACAATTAAAAGTAATGAAGAAATTATTACCATACCTATAA
- the rplT gene encoding 50S ribosomal protein L20 produces the protein MARVKRAKNSRKNHKKVLKLAKGYYGGKSKLYKTANESVIRALRNSYVGRKNKKRDYRSLWIARINAATRINNLSYSKFMNGIKLAGIDINRKMLSEIAINDPKAFTELVEVAKKQLNA, from the coding sequence ATGGCAAGAGTAAAGAGAGCGAAGAATTCTCGTAAAAATCATAAAAAAGTTTTAAAACTTGCAAAAGGATACTACGGTGGAAAAAGTAAGTTATATAAAACTGCTAATGAATCAGTAATAAGAGCATTAAGAAATTCTTATGTTGGAAGAAAGAATAAGAAGAGAGATTATAGAAGTTTATGGATAGCTAGAATTAACGCAGCTACAAGAATAAACAACTTATCATATTCTAAATTCATGAATGGAATCAAATTAGCTGGAATAGACATCAACAGAAAGATGTTATCTGAAATAGCTATAAATGATCCAAAGGCATTTACTGAATTAGTAGAAGTTGCTAAGAAACAATTAAATGCTTAG
- a CDS encoding TrmH family RNA methyltransferase translates to MIYIESKENNLFKNTKKLKERKNRTKTSRYIIEGFRLVQEAFKAKVDVDYLIVTEDAHDKVDEFLGKYINDEIKIYEISSNLFKELISTENPQGILAVIKMNTMELKFDGDFYLLCDKVQDPGNLGTIIRTAHAAGVQEIILTKGTVDIYNEKTIRSTMGSIFYIPIYYDDENLSLVKELKGKGFNLVVTSLDTDKNFFQADLRGRVLLTVGNEGNGVSKEVLEMADTKVKIPMPGNAESLNVAVASSVIMYEKVRQNQL, encoded by the coding sequence TTGATATATATAGAAAGTAAAGAAAATAATTTGTTTAAGAATACAAAAAAGCTTAAAGAAAGAAAAAATAGGACTAAAACAAGTAGATATATAATTGAAGGATTTAGATTAGTTCAAGAGGCATTTAAGGCCAAAGTCGATGTAGATTACCTAATTGTGACTGAAGATGCACATGATAAAGTAGACGAATTTTTGGGCAAATATATAAATGATGAAATTAAGATTTATGAAATTTCCAGCAATTTATTTAAAGAACTTATTTCTACAGAAAATCCCCAAGGAATACTTGCTGTTATAAAAATGAATACAATGGAATTGAAATTCGATGGAGATTTTTACTTGCTTTGTGACAAGGTGCAAGATCCAGGGAATCTAGGGACTATAATAAGAACTGCACATGCAGCTGGAGTACAAGAAATTATATTAACAAAGGGTACTGTGGATATATATAATGAAAAGACAATTAGATCTACAATGGGATCTATATTTTATATTCCTATTTATTATGATGATGAGAATCTCTCTTTGGTAAAAGAATTAAAGGGGAAAGGTTTTAATTTAGTAGTGACATCCTTAGATACAGATAAAAATTTCTTTCAAGCAGATTTAAGAGGGAGAGTTCTCTTAACTGTTGGGAATGAAGGAAATGGAGTAAGTAAAGAAGTGTTAGAGATGGCGGATACTAAGGTTAAGATACCAATGCCAGGCAATGCTGAATCTTTAAATGTAGCAGTAGCTTCATCTGTTATAATGTATGAGAAAGTAAGACAAAATCAATTGTGA